In the Marinomonas algicola genome, one interval contains:
- a CDS encoding GDP-mannose 4,6-dehydratase → MDSHFNKRVLITGIGGFTGRHLKKHLERQGMKVYGTTYTSSSMEDTFPANITDATSMVDVINKVGPDYIIHLAAISFVGHGDAAEFYRVNVIGTENLLQSILKSNAKIKKIIIASSANIYGNSNVDLISETLPPEPVNHYACSKMAMEKIVSNYYSKLPIIITRPFNYTGIGQAEHFLVPKIVSHFKQQKKEIELGNLDVYRDFSSVDFIVDAYCKLLGSDASGQIFNVCSGSSYSLKQIIELLETLAGYKINVTINPKFVRADEVKRIAGDNGKLLNLFPELKVVELVDILKKMLHKCN, encoded by the coding sequence TTGGATTCTCATTTTAACAAACGAGTTCTAATTACTGGAATTGGCGGCTTTACAGGCCGTCACTTAAAAAAGCATCTTGAAAGGCAAGGAATGAAGGTATACGGCACCACCTATACATCGTCTTCTATGGAAGATACATTCCCTGCAAATATCACAGATGCAACCAGTATGGTTGATGTAATTAATAAAGTAGGTCCTGACTATATTATTCATTTAGCGGCTATTTCATTTGTTGGGCACGGAGATGCCGCAGAGTTTTACCGTGTGAATGTAATCGGGACCGAAAATTTACTACAAAGTATTCTTAAATCTAACGCTAAAATTAAAAAAATAATTATCGCGAGTAGCGCTAATATTTATGGTAACAGTAATGTTGATCTAATTTCAGAAACATTACCACCTGAACCTGTAAATCATTATGCATGCAGCAAAATGGCTATGGAAAAAATAGTCTCTAATTATTACAGTAAGTTGCCAATAATTATCACTCGCCCATTTAATTACACGGGTATAGGACAAGCTGAACATTTTTTAGTGCCTAAAATTGTTTCTCATTTCAAACAGCAGAAAAAAGAGATCGAGCTTGGTAACTTAGATGTTTACCGAGATTTTTCTTCTGTTGACTTTATAGTTGACGCTTACTGTAAACTATTAGGTTCTGATGCTAGTGGCCAAATATTTAATGTTTGCAGTGGTAGTAGCTACTCGTTGAAACAAATAATTGAACTACTTGAAACGCTCGCTGGTTACAAAATTAATGTTACAATCAACCCTAAATTTGTACGTGCCGATGAAGTAAAAAGAATTGCAGGAGATAATGGTAAATTATTGAATTTATTTCCAGAACTTAAAGTAGTTGAGCTAGTGGATATATTAAAAAAAATGTTGCATAAATGCAATTAA